The following DNA comes from Peribacillus sp. FSL E2-0218.
GAACCTGGACATTTCAAACGTATCCATCCGTATTCAATATCGAAAATTACCGCCTATTATTCGAAGATCCCAATATCTTCAAACCGCTCCAAAATAGTTTGCTGATGGCCGTTATTGCCACACTGGCAAATCTAGTATTCGGTGTGATCACTTCCTATGTCCTTGTTAAACGGAAATTCGTCGGGAAAAGCATTATGGATATTTTGGTCATGATTCCCTGGGCCTTGCCGGCAACGGTCATCGGGATGAACCTGATATTCGCCTTTAATGAACCGAGCGTGTTTTCTTTTGGTCAAATATTGGTGGGGAGCTTCTGGATATTGCCGCTTGCCTATTTCATCCGGCATATCCCACTTGTTGTGCGTTCGACGAACGCCGTTTTGGAGCAGCTGGATGACTCGATCGAGGAAGCGGCCAGGAACCTGGGAGCGAAGTGGTTTTATACCTTCAGAAAGGTCATTTTGCCGATCATCATGCCTGGAGTGTTGGCAGGGACATTATTGGCATTCATCGAGTCAGTCGGGGAATTTCCAACGTCGGTGCTGCTGTATACGATTTCCAATCGGCCGATATCCATTGAAATCATGAATCAGCTGCGGATGTTCAATATGGGGCAGGCCGCTGCCTATGGGATGGTACAGATCACGCTTATTGTTATCGTGCTTTTCATTTCGAACAAGTTTTTTGGAATCAAAGCGGAAAAAGCTTTATAAATCGGAGGTTCAAAGATGGGTAAGCTTGATGAATTTATCAAAAATGAAGGCAGTGCTTTTCCTGGAAAAACATATGCGGAAGAGCTTCTGATGCCTGTTTTTAATGATCAAAGAGATTACTTATTTCATGCCATGTTCGATATTCATCGGGCACATGTCATCATGCTTGCAGAGCAAAAGATCATTATGGAAAGTGAAGCGACCATCATGTTGGAGGGCATTCGGAAAGTGGCTCAAACAGAACTCGGCGTGCTGAACTATCAACCGCAATTCGAAGACTTATTTTTCATGATGGAGGCAAAAATCGGAGAGGAAATCGGCCATGAGCTGGCGGGTAAAATCCATATCGGCCGCAGTCGCAATGATATGGGGGTCGCGATGTACAGGCTCGTATTAAGAGGCCGCCTTCTCCAACTGATTGGTCATGTGGATCAATTGCGAGAAGTATTCCTCGTGCAGGCAGAGAAGCATGTAGAAACTTATATAACCGGCTACACGCATACTCAGCCTGCCCAACCGACAACATTAGGCCACTACTTTCTGGCCATTCATGATGTTCTTCAAAGAGATTCAGGCAGGCTATGGGCAGCATACGAAACGGTGAATCAGTCTCCCCTTGGTGCCGCTGCATTGACCACGACCGGCTTTCCGATCAGCCGGGATCGGACTGCCGAACTGCTTGGCTTCGATTCGATTATTGAAAATTCCTATGACTCGATCGCCGGTGCCGATTATTTGGTGGAAACCGCGACGGCGATCATGACGTGCATGGTTGATGCCGGAAGATGGATTCAGGATTTCCTGCAGCATGTGACAAGGGAATTTGGTACATTTCATGTGGCAGATCCCTATGTCCAAGTAAGCAGCATCATGCCGCAAAAAAGGAATCCTGTCTCCATTGAACATTCCCGGTCGATTGCAAGCAGTGCGTATGGGGATGCCCTAGCTGCCATGAATATGATCCACAATACGCCATTTGGGGATATCGTCGATACGGAAGATGATTTACAGCCGCATTTATACCGGGCTTTTTCGAATGCGGGCCGTGTCATGAAGCTTATGTATGCCGTCATCGCCACTTTGAAAGTAAATGAAGGACATACGAAGGGAATGGCGGCAAAATCCAGTATAACCGTTACTGAATTGGCGGATACGCTCTCAAGGGAGCACAAGATATCCTTCAGAAAAGCCCACTCGATAGCCAGTCATATCGCAAAACGTTCGTTAAGCGAAGGAAAAGAGCTATATGACTGGGACACCAAGGACATTAACAAGATGATAAATGAATTCGTTTCAGTTCATATAGCAGAAGACAAATGGAAAAAAATCATCTCTCCCGAATACTTTGTCGAGATAAGGAGCATCCAGGGCGGACCGAGCCCAAAAGAAGTATCGAGGATGGTAGTGGATAGAAAACAAAAACTAGAAGGAGAGATGCAGCAATATAACGAAAAAATCAACGCTTTAAATGACCGAAGGAAGGCCTTGATCGATTATTGAAGTTATCAAGCAAGATGTGGGGTAAGGGTAATGATCAAGGACTGTCTGCGCTTCGGGGTATATTGTTTAGGCCGTTCCAATCCACTCAGTTTTAACATTTTGATAGAAGCCTTTTGGTCAGCCGTGGGCATCCAGTTCAACTTAGCCTTTATAAGGAACGTTTATAGTACAGTCTAAGGCCCAGTCTTTGTGACTGAGCCTTTCGTGTCATATTTGCTAGTAGTTGCTTCAAATCTTGTTAATATTAGGTTCTGCCTGCATGGACCTCTTACTGAAAGCAAGGCTTACTAGGAACATCACCAGGAAATTGACCGCCAAGGCAATGATTCCGACATTCAAATCTTTCGCCGCTTGCGGCAAGGATGGAAACAAGGTTCCAATTGTCGAATGACTGACCGTAATGCAGGTGACGATGGCCAACCCACTGATGATGCCGGCAATTGCACCATATTTATTGATGGGATTATTCTTTTTCAAACTAAAGAGAAGGGACGGGAAGAGCTGTGTAATGAAACTGTATCCCATGAGAATCAGTGCTGACATCGTATCGCCTCCGTTCAAGGTAAAGTAGACGGCGATAAGGGCTATGGCGGGCACAAGGAATTTTGCCAATCTTACAATGTGCCTATCGGATGCCGCCGGGGCAATTTCCTTATAGACGTTTTTCGCGAGCAGCGTAGCGACACTCATCAATAGCATCGATCCCGGAACCAATGCGGTCAGCAACCCCGCTCCGCCGATTATGCCGATGAACCATGGATCGAAGGTCTCGATCGAAAGGCGGAGCAAGGAGAGGTCGGCATCTGCACCAACGAGCCCGGGCACTTTCAATATGGCTGTGAACCCCACGAAAAACACGAATAGTAACATGAGTGTATAAATGGGGCTGATGATGGCATTCTTTCGAAAGATCTTCCCGCTGCGCGCTGAATATACCGCACTGAAAACTTGCGGCCACATATAGAAACCGAACACGAGCAAGGTTACCGTGGAGATGAACCATGATACGCTAAGCCCTTCGTCAGGAAGCTTCAGAAAACCGGGCTTGGCTGCATTGACTGCTTCGAACATCGGTTGAAAACCGCCAAAGTAATGAATGGGCAAATAAATGCCCAAGAAGCCTATGATGGCAATCATCAAGGTATCTTTAATGACGGCAGTCCAGACAGATCCGTGTATGCCGGATATCATGACATAAATGGTTAGGCTGATGGCTCCCATCCAAACCGCCGCAGACATGGAAATGCCACCATAAGATGCTTCGGATACAATGATCCCCAAACCCTTCAGCTGCACGACGATCACTGGAATCATCGAAACCACACCGACAATCGCCGCCAGTATGCCGAGGACGGGACTTTGATATTTGCTAACAAAAAAGTCGGATTGGGACATCAGTTTATTTTCTTTGGCATATTTCCATATTTCAGGAAGGAGCCAATAGGATAATACGTAAGACAATGTGATGTATATGAGAACATATAAGGCGGGGGCACCTTTGCCGTAGGCCCAGCCGCTGCCGCCAAGAAAGGAGAAGGTCGTATAGATTTCCCCAGCCATCAATAAAAAGACGAAGATCGCCCCGAACCCGCGTCCGCCGACCGTCCATTGCTCGAGGTTCATGTCTTTTCCTTTGGAGGAGCGAATGCCTAGAAATATGGCTAAAAGTAAAAATGCTAAAATAATGAAAAGGGAGCTCTTCATTCCTGGTCACCTTCGCGATTCCTTGGATCCAGCTTATACATGATGCCCAAGATCACCGATGTAAGGACAACCCACATCGACATCCAGAACATATTGAAGGGCAGTCCCCATACATATGGCTCTATTCTATTCACAAAAGGCAGGAATCCTAGTATGCCTATAAAAGGTACTAGTGTAAGGATATAGATCATCTTCATTAAACAAACCCCTCCGTTTTATATAAAGTGAAGCGTCTGCCATCTTTTTTAGGCAATCGGCCGATGATATATAGCTTACACTATTTTGATATAAAATTTAATGTGGACGCTTATATATTTATGTGGCACTGTCAAGGGACGATTGAACCTTGAGCTCCAATGAGTCCAAGGCTTCATCCTTTTCGTTATCGTTTTTTATATTTGTAAAGCATCGCCAAGACGATGAACCAGATCGGCGTCATCAACAGTGAGAGTCGTGTAGCCTCAGCGAATAGCATGACGAGCAGGATGAACGCGAATAAACCTAGGATCAGGTAATTGATGAAGGGTGTCAAGGGTGCCCTGAAAGTCGATTTGGCTCTTAAGTCAGGCCGTGTTTTCGTATATATGATATGGGAGATCAAGATGATGCTCCATACCCAAATGAAACAGATGGCACTGATCGTGGTCACGACGGTAAAGGCCTGTTCCGGTATCAGTTTGCTTAACAAAGCCCCCAATGAGACAACGATCGTCGATGTGAATAAGGCATTGCTTGGAACAGCCTGTTTATTTAAATGGGCCAGTTTGGCAGAGGCTTCGCCATTCCTGCTTAACGT
Coding sequences within:
- a CDS encoding sodium:solute symporter, which gives rise to MKSSLFIILAFLLLAIFLGIRSSKGKDMNLEQWTVGGRGFGAIFVFLLMAGEIYTTFSFLGGSGWAYGKGAPALYVLIYITLSYVLSYWLLPEIWKYAKENKLMSQSDFFVSKYQSPVLGILAAIVGVVSMIPVIVVQLKGLGIIVSEASYGGISMSAAVWMGAISLTIYVMISGIHGSVWTAVIKDTLMIAIIGFLGIYLPIHYFGGFQPMFEAVNAAKPGFLKLPDEGLSVSWFISTVTLLVFGFYMWPQVFSAVYSARSGKIFRKNAIISPIYTLMLLFVFFVGFTAILKVPGLVGADADLSLLRLSIETFDPWFIGIIGGAGLLTALVPGSMLLMSVATLLAKNVYKEIAPAASDRHIVRLAKFLVPAIALIAVYFTLNGGDTMSALILMGYSFITQLFPSLLFSLKKNNPINKYGAIAGIISGLAIVTCITVSHSTIGTLFPSLPQAAKDLNVGIIALAVNFLVMFLVSLAFSKRSMQAEPNINKI
- the argH gene encoding argininosuccinate lyase, whose product is MGKLDEFIKNEGSAFPGKTYAEELLMPVFNDQRDYLFHAMFDIHRAHVIMLAEQKIIMESEATIMLEGIRKVAQTELGVLNYQPQFEDLFFMMEAKIGEEIGHELAGKIHIGRSRNDMGVAMYRLVLRGRLLQLIGHVDQLREVFLVQAEKHVETYITGYTHTQPAQPTTLGHYFLAIHDVLQRDSGRLWAAYETVNQSPLGAAALTTTGFPISRDRTAELLGFDSIIENSYDSIAGADYLVETATAIMTCMVDAGRWIQDFLQHVTREFGTFHVADPYVQVSSIMPQKRNPVSIEHSRSIASSAYGDALAAMNMIHNTPFGDIVDTEDDLQPHLYRAFSNAGRVMKLMYAVIATLKVNEGHTKGMAAKSSITVTELADTLSREHKISFRKAHSIASHIAKRSLSEGKELYDWDTKDINKMINEFVSVHIAEDKWKKIISPEYFVEIRSIQGGPSPKEVSRMVVDRKQKLEGEMQQYNEKINALNDRRKALIDY
- a CDS encoding DUF3311 domain-containing protein is translated as MKMIYILTLVPFIGILGFLPFVNRIEPYVWGLPFNMFWMSMWVVLTSVILGIMYKLDPRNREGDQE